The DNA segment ACGAATCACTAGCCGTGTCAGCCGCACACAtgatttattagaaattttacaaactaagtcatcgtgccccgtTGCATTCACTCATGCAAATAGcacctgggcatgtgcatgaACTTAGGCAACGAGCACGGAAAGATTATTCTGgaaatcctgactagaaaagtgATTAATTAAACAAATGGCGCTAAACGGTAtttcttatttaattttttagtaaaaaTGACTCGAcctttttatatataatatgttAATATTACGTTAatactgaaaaatattattattgaaaaaaatttattatttcttgattgaaatttaattatgtaGAATGAAAGACTTTACTTAAAACTTTATGATAAAATAATTGACTTTGAAAATTGAAGTAGATtactgaaataaatttattaaattattattcaaaatattcaattatccttggtcgattctgtcgtcaaagtaaattttttaaaagatcaaactaacatgcatgttactttgattTGAAAATCGACCAGTCGCGAAACATCTTCTTGCACGTAAAATACATCATTAATTAAAGAAACGATCGAtacttaataattatattaatgtacgaattattgtataatgACAATGATATTGTATCTATATTAATCGATATTCATATACTACTTGATCATATGATTAATATAATgttttcacattatatcaatttaTATTCGACTTAATcatataatttatgcaaagttaatgaaaatattttacaaaacatttatttgttacattaaaaaacgcgagtgcaagaagatTCTAGCCTGTACTAACAAAATATAACAATAGTCGTTACTACTCGCGGGTATATAAAATACCCGCGGTCACAAAACTCGCcaaaaatactaagtatacaactggtcacccgtgttgattcggatctttcatcctacaacatggttggggaccagaggaacataAATGCCATGCGACTCACTCGATCGTAGAATTTAAATACGCAGATGATGATGTCCATTTGAAGTCATCAGCGAAGATATCGACGAAGTCCATGAGGGTGGATCCATAAGTATGTTGATGAAATATCCTGTAAATATCCTGTATCAGGATCCTGTAAAAAGAAGTAGAAAATATAACAtcctattttttaaattatagaaatttgaattttaataaagATTTTTGCTGATTTTGGAAATtttatatagaaaaattttaaacaatttttttctaaacataCTCGGAACAAAGTACCATGATACTTACATATTTTGCTCGTGGGCATCGCCAAATATTCCTCTTCGGTGATGCACTGAGTCTAATACCGGTAACGAggagtttaaatttcaaatagaaAAAATAATGAAGTTTATTAGTAGATATTAAAATAGATTATCGCGACCGAAAATTGaaatcggcgaacaaatgattctattttcgcgattcataaaacaaggagagccacgatgctctggaaataatttataattgcgTAATAAACACTGACTCTATTTTCGCGTTTGCCTAAGATGTAAACGAGAATTTATTTAGGGTCACTGCGCCCTTAAAAAGGAACTTTCTACGCAGCAAACACTGAAGCTAttggccgcattgcgcgcggccaacaaaaaaaaaaaatcctgaAAAGAAAGGGATAGGAGAGAAAAATacaagcacacgtgtgcttttcctactggttttcttttttttttcttattcgtCAACAGAAATACTACTTGAGTTGTAAGCATGATTATGTTTATTTAATCGGATGTTGGAATatccaataatttttataaatattctgaaatttgcaaaaattgaaGTTCGTTAACTATTTATGCTTCAATAGTAAATTCCAACTACGCAATTTCTACTTTTTCCTAAATTTGCATCGGAATATGTATGCAAATTGCAATTATGATAATTCATAAAGAAAGTATTGTAAATAATCAactaaatgaataatatttggAAATATTCAACCACGATCAGAATCACGAATGATATCTACCGACGCCATTTTGAAGTACCACAAAATTCGAAACTTCGTTAACCAGTTTTATGTTTCATCTTAACACTGACcgattatataattttatatcatGCTTGCAACGTAAAAAACtcaataaataaacaaaaatatataaatataaatgttaCTTGTTGTAACAATTGAAAGGTTACCAATATTCCGTTTGAAATTTCTTCGAGTCGTTTACCTAACATGGCGTCCTTTACGCGCTAATATAACGTTCCTCGACTTCGTCTCCCTCGAAGAGACTAAcaaaaacgaaacaaaaatgCGTTGAAGTACATGAACGATTATTATAGTTGAGTAATGATTAAATCCAAATTGTATTGCAAGAAATCGTAATTGAATTCAGACAGACATGTTAATAATTAACACCGATCGAATGTCGGAGAAAAAGTACGAAACCGATTCAATATTTGTCACGATAATAATTGAATTTATAATCAAGAATATATTAATAGTACGCGAAAGCACCGATAGAAAGTAAACGCGACTAGTAATAATGATAAAATATCAACAGGTTAAAAATACGTACCTCGCTGGTCGCGAAACGAAGGCAAGTACAGACATGTCTCAACGCGTCTTCCTACTTCAATTTCTGCAGCACCAATGACGACCCCTCGCTGTACCCAGCGACGCTCGCGATTGGAGGGGAGTTCTGTTGCTTAGCAACGCTCGTAACTTCGATTCGAAAACCGTTGATTTCAAATTGCAATAAGAGACTCTAACagaatcgaaataaaaatgcaTTGCAATACATGAACGATTACTATAACTGAGTAATGATTAAATCCAAATTGTATTGCAAGAAATCGTAATTGAATTCAGACAGACATGTTAATAATTAACACCGGTCGAATGTCGAAGCAAAGTACGAAGCCGATTCAATATTTGTCACGATATTAATTGAATTTATgatcaaaaatatattaatagtaCGTGAAAGCACCGATAGAAAGTAAACGCGACTGGTAATAGTGATAAAATATCAACAGGTTAAAAATACGTACCTCGCTGGTCGCGAAACGAAGACAAGTCCAGACATGTCTCAACGCATCTTCCTACTTCAATTTCTGCAGCACCAATGACGACCCCTCGCTGTACCCAGCGACGCTCGCGATTGGGGGGGAGTTCTGCTGCTTGGCAAGGCTCATATTTCGAATCGAAAACCGTTGATTTCAAATTCCAATAAGAGACTGTAACAGAATCGAAATGAAAATGCATTACAATACATGAACGATTATTATAACTGAGTAATGATTAAATCCAAACTGTATTGcaagaaatattaattaaattcagAGAGATATGTTAATAATTAACACCGGTCGAATGTCGGAGAAAAAGTACGAAGCCGATTCAATATTTGTTACGATGTCGATTGAATTTATAATcaaaaatgtattaatattaTGCGAAAGCACCGATAGAAAGTAAACGCGAGTAGTAATAACGATAAATTATCAAGTGGTAGAGATACGCACCTCGTTTGTAGCGAAACGGAGACAAATCTCGACACGTCTTACCACGTTAATTTGCACAGTAGGAATGACGACCCCTCGCGAATGAGGTGGGTGGCGAGGGGGGCGCGCGGGAACTCCTGTTGCGCGCGGGAGCTCCTACTGCGCGCGGGAGCTCCTATTTCGCGCGAAATTTGAATTTCGAAAAGAAATAGGGACGTTTCAGGTAGTAACCACggatacaaaaaaaaagaacgaagaTACCAAGCCGAGAAAGAAAAGCTCATAgtcgccttctttctcgatttcctAAAGTTGCGCTAAGTGCCGAGATCACACATATACGACCCGTGCGGCAGAGTATGCTGCTTTCTCCATCATTTCGTTAAACGCTAAGGAaattcgtcgttactaatgttACCGTCGATGTACTAAATTATGCCAAACGTGGCCACACTGGTGGGTACAGAATAAAGGTACATACTGACTTTTGCCTATCAGAGAGTCAAAAACCACAGGTTTCtctttcgaaataatttttaatagattttaaatatgaaaaaagaaattatcatCTGTGGCATATTCTTATTATTCTACGTCGAAGCAACCAATAACGCAAAGTCAAGCAAACAGAAATCATGGCGAGACAAAGATATACGAGATATGACTGATGCAGATTTAGAGCATTTATTAGACCAGTGGGAGGTacactatatttttttttatatctctTCAATGTTGAAAGAAAAATAGATGCAACCGATGGAAGCaatcaataaaaatatattttaaaatgtattttattgTAGGAAAATGAAGAACCTTTGGAACCAGACGAACTTCCAGAACACCTTAGACCCAGTCCACAAATTGATATATCAAAGGTAATATTTTGGCAATGTAATTTAAATGTCATTTATGTATTTTGTTTATTTACATAGCTGGATATGTCAAATCCTGATAATATACTCAAAATGACTAAGAAAGGTAAAGGTGTTATGATGTTTGTTGACACTAATGAGGACATGTCGACAGAAGAAGCAGATGTAATAATGAAAATCTGGCAAACTAGTCTACAAAATAATCATATTATTGCAGAAAGGTACCTTATTTTTTTGATAcaagttattaaataataatgaacTTCAATATTAAATTTGAAATCCTTTAGTCAAATAGAATATTATAGAACATTTGGACTTCTTTACTTTCTTGAGAAAGAatgtaaaattgtttttaattcaGGTATTGGTTAACATAGTTTCTATATcaaattgttgaattttttaTAGATATCCAATTGATCAAAAAAGATCTGTATTCTTGTTTCGTGAAGGTTCTCAAGCTGTTGATgcaaaaaattttttactgCAACAACCAGAATTATCTCATGTTACCCTTGAAGGGCAAACTTATTACAGAGATCCACAAAAACAGGTGAATCTTTAGACTATATTCAAAACAGAAGTATTACTTtccaaataattaaatttatggtGTGTTACAGAGTGCTACTGCAGCaaaaattaacaatttaaacACACGAAATAcgataaacgaggaaaggaagaaAACCGAATTATAATTTACTATGAACAAACATTGTTTGAAGatactaaatattttttttgtatatttttataacttgtatatatttatacaaaagCTACTATGTATAGAACCGTTTTTTATACAAgtatttttttgtttaatttacaaaagtaaatttataatataaattacctgtacatatattttttataattccaTTTAATACTTTGTAGAGGTAAGAATATCAAGCAAACCATGGAATATGTTATGGGTCAATTATGTTTATATACAATCATATAAATACCTATGAAATATCTGAAAATTATGCAACAGATGAAGTATAATGAAGACTTTATTTTGGTCATTTTACAATATCAATTACATTTTTAACATTATTAAAGTAGCAGCAATTGAAATaacgattaataataataatattagttcTGTTAAAAACAATATAACATATGCAAAACAGAATGTTAATGGATATGTTttgattaataaattataatacatgTAGCTACTCATTTGTTCAAACTTGATCTGCTACTCTGAGAATCTAACTGATTAGGGACATTCATTGCTCGTACTTCTCTTTGCAACTCTTTCACTACAGTTGCAAGTGCATATGGATTGACACCATTCTCGCATAACCTAATGCATATACTTAAGGTTGTTGGATCTAGGTTTGTGTTCAACAACTTTGAAATTTGGTACAGTGTTTGGAACGTTTTTCGAGCAGCATTGATCTGGTGATGCACAGCCTCTGGCATGCTGGCTCGAGTTCGTTCCTTTCTATAAATAAAAAGTGAAAAATAATAATGGGTACAGCTATAGGTTCTTAATTGCAAAAATTGCGTCTTTAAACGGATGAAATCAAGAAAGGTTAAGCGTTGTATAGAAAGATTATTTCATGAAATACATACTCTCCGTTGTGAGACAGTTTTGCAGAGATATTAATCCTCaatgtcaaaataaaaaaagatcaCGGTTTGTAGAGCAATCTTATTCAATGTCACATCGTTAGAATATTCGTAATACCGTTTACTTCAGCATTAAAATATGACAACAAACTACAAACGAAACTGAAAGGAGCTTTTGAATTTGACGAGATAGATTGAGTCACAGATGCAGTATGGAAtagatgaaacattcaatatgaGTTTATATCTCGTTTGGCCTTGTAAGAAATTATGTCGCGACTCGCGACCCCTATAAGAGCAtataaaatgtccattaaagaaTATTTCGATTTAGATATgtatataattttttacaaataaataggCAGACAAAATGCTAATTCACAAGtaaatctaatatttttattcgttattcgtgaataaaatttgcacaaCTTTGCCGTCAAGATAAAATACGTTTGGATGGTCGGTCTATTCTATACGTTATTTGTGGCCAGAGCAAGAATCGTCGAGCTGATCGTGCACAGTTTGTCGCATGGTAATACCTAGGTCGATGAAAATAATTAGGAGCCTATTTTTCTGAGTGGAATCTGAAAGAATGTGGctagaagaatgcgacagttttGCGGAATTATGTCGAGGATATTTGCCATACTATTTATTAATCATTTTACCAATCTTTATCATTATCTCCCCGGTTAACCCAGTTGCGGCATCGCACGAATTTCCTGTATATCGGATGCATCAGTATGACTTGCATGGTGAACCTCACGGTAATAAAATTCGTGCATTTTGCTTGATGAACGATTAATTGATACAATCGAATACACGAAAGTGTTATCTCGTCGAATCTGCAATAAGATTGAATTTTCTCATTCAGGTTGCCGTAGTGCCCCTGTTTCTTTGGAAGCAAGATCCCTCACTGGATGGAGCACCTCTAGACACTGTGTTGTTGCTAAAGCCTTGGATCTTACGCCAAATCACTTTTACTCGATTAAGAACAAGGCAGGAGCCCTGATAGTAGTTTTGCCAGAGAAAATTGCAGAATTGACAACAGAAGAAAAGCAGGTTAACAATtggatttaattatattaacccTTCGACTATTATATTTTCCTATGACAAAATCATTTCTGACTTATGTCTATATACATATTTATGAGAGTTCCAACTTCTTATAGATATTATACCAACATGGTGGCAGTTGCTTGAGCTAGGAATTTTACATTGTCatttatataataaatgatATTTATTCGCTATTCCACATGTTATATGTAATACTAGTCATCAAATTATAGTTGGTATTCTTTACTATTAAGCTATCTTCCTATTTGTTTTTGTATACTTGGATAAGaaataacaaaaaattatttGGCTCTGGTTTGAAAAAATATAAGGCATGATTTAAAATTAAGACGAGGGATTATTTTTGCAGACTTTTCTAGTGTTTTCTAAAAGCAGCTTAATACAAACTATTGTTTATAATTTGTTGACTAGGGTTATCTAAGTATGCCTGAAATTATTTATGGTGTTAATAATATATAAACATATCATTGAaattttcatgtgtttcaaaattGTTGCATTGTTGCATGGAATGTTCCATTTTTCAATTGCAAATGGATCAGATAGACCAATCAAATATTCTAAATAATGTAATGTCgatcaaaaaaattattgtataaatAATTCGTTTGTTTCAGCATATTATGAGCTTAGAAGAGTGTATGATGTTTGGACCAGAAACAATGATACCAGTGTATTTTGCTTCCTGGCATCCAGATCTTCAAACTATTTTGGACGACCTTGCCAGTGGATTTATCATGGATGAAAAAACAGGTTCTGCCGCTGAAGCGATGTTTAATTTTATATCTGCCAGTGGTTATCAAGTGGTGGTACCAACTGGACAAGCGCTTGCCAAATCGGACGTTAAAGTAGCTACTTTGCACGGAAAATTAACCGGTACTAGAGCAGAGGAAAAATTACCCACGATTGCCTTGGTAACGCATTACGATAGCACGGGAGTTGCACCCGAGTTGTCGTTTGGAGCAGACAGCAATGCATCTGGAATGGCTATGTTATTAGAAATAGCACGATTATTCTCCACTTTGTATTCTACCAGCAGATCAAGGCCACAGTACAACCTTGTCTTCATCATAACTGGCGCTGGAAAGCT comes from the Colletes latitarsis isolate SP2378_abdomen chromosome 7, iyColLati1, whole genome shotgun sequence genome and includes:
- the Boca gene encoding LDLR chaperone boca, with the translated sequence MKKEIIICGIFLLFYVEATNNAKSSKQKSWRDKDIRDMTDADLEHLLDQWEENEEPLEPDELPEHLRPSPQIDISKLDMSNPDNILKMTKKGKGVMMFVDTNEDMSTEEADVIMKIWQTSLQNNHIIAERYPIDQKRSVFLFREGSQAVDAKNFLLQQPELSHVTLEGQTYYRDPQKQSATAAKINNLNTRNTINEERKKTEL
- the LOC143343922 gene encoding mitotic-spindle organizing protein 1, which gives rise to MPEAVHHQINAARKTFQTLYQISKLLNTNLDPTTLSICIRLCENGVNPYALATVVKELQREVRAMNVPNQLDSQSSRSSLNK
- the LOC143343916 gene encoding BOS complex subunit ncln, yielding MWLEECDSFAELCRGYLPYYLLIILPIFIIISPVNPVAASHEFPVYRMHQYDLHGEPHGCRSAPVSLEARSLTGWSTSRHCVVAKALDLTPNHFYSIKNKAGALIVVLPEKIAELTTEEKQHIMSLEECMMFGPETMIPVYFASWHPDLQTILDDLASGFIMDEKTGSAAEAMFNFISASGYQVVVPTGQALAKSDVKVATLHGKLTGTRAEEKLPTIALVTHYDSTGVAPELSFGADSNASGMAMLLEIARLFSTLYSTSRSRPQYNLVFIITGAGKLNYQGSKKWLEDQLDGLEGSIIQDAAYVICLDTVSTSDNIYVHVSKPPKENSTGGLFYKELKAVSDSLDGTTVEGVHKKINLADKSLAWEHERYSMRRLPATTLSTLKSHEDPIRTTILDLMKTGQIDKLYKHTQVVAEALARHIYNLSSSQIFMDPLEVSKESLSLWFSYLASQPRAAPLLADKHNTLVGTLEEAMARYLGDVKVTLHSPDKQDPEFVFYDVTKATLNVYSVKPAVFDLFLTIAIIVYLGILYVIIHNFPRAYSLATRFSVKNKAS